One segment of Trypanosoma brucei brucei TREU927 chromosome 8, complete sequence DNA contains the following:
- a CDS encoding flagellum-adhesion glycoprotein, putative: MGGRTESREALAALVAALLLLLGFVSPVIGDQTVGTKVIVNLFNSCINCSSGQADGINGTGRLFKAVGGFFKNKSFPLLLCDVGGGGSTVRLVNKTGIYTIAGSLTQRGNKDGPKGDALFNNPTSVVSVNDDIYVADRDNNCIRRIDAEGNVTRYGPQDLNKPKDILPFTLNGTQNLFISDTGNSQILYVPLDANNTVVTTLVAGFQPGVMQISKEKNMMYVVKNTSWIAAVNLSKTGESDIGKSKDIGDVTCLHYKSALMLTQAEDKLYYYGEPNGEGYIMSLEVERPSPASQWCAQSMLKWDYDRIVSLLRVNDKEYYATTETAVYAIRDVGYTPTPTPPPTPPPTPSVPPSPSPSPSASPSPSPSVQPPPPPPPPPPPPPPPPITPNPDPPSPPRPTAVAAFRASSFPIDDVKLMHALYSWIMRDVEIAFGTDDFFAVFLPPGYNDVPGGTNVSTWTNLTALENFDKNILITNYQGPPGRSKQELQKRLFSSPWNWTRKFLDELVRQEEWDHLSPFCMVKCVDDCQYISFNESLCVDELQFQVHEDLRAAGIASSVLLGLLAIMLLWLLIASPPNARSTFVRLPALE, from the coding sequence ATGGGTGGCAGGACTGAATCACGGGAAGCATTGGCCGCACTCGTGGCagcgttgttgctgctgctgggtTTTGTGAGTCCCGTTATAGGAGACCAAACCGTGGGCACCAAGGTGATTGTGAACCTCTTCAACAGTTGTATCAACTGTAGTAGTGGGCAGGCGGATGGCATAAACGGTACTGGTCGCTTATTCAAGGCGGTGGGTGGGTTCTTTAAGAACAAAagctttcctttacttttatgTGATGTTGGAGGTGGTGGATCCACCGTGCGACTCGTAAACAAAACTGGCATATATACAATTGCAGGCAGTCTGACGCAACGTGGTAATAAAGACGGCCCCAAGGGAGATGCACTATTCAACAATCCCACCTCAGTTGTAAGCGTCAACGATGATATTTACGTGGCAGACAGGGATAACAACTGTATTAGGCGAATAGATGCTGAGGGCAATGTAACCAGATATGGACCACAAGACCTTAACAAACCGAAGGATATTCTCCCATTCACATTGAACGGGACTCAGAATCTATTCATTTCCGACACAGGCAATTCGCAGATCCTTTATGTGCCACTGGATGCTAATAACACAGTGGTAACTACACTAGTCGCTGGCTTCCAACCTGGTGTGATGCAAataagcaaagaaaagaacatgaTGTATGTCGTAAAAAACACCTCATGGATTGCAGCGGTTAATTTGAGCAAAACTGGGGAGTCTGATATTGGAAAAAGTAAGGATATAGGTGATGTGACGTGTCTGCACTACAAAAGTGCTCTGATGCTGACTCAAGCAGAGGATAAACTATATTATTACGGTGAGCCCAATGGAGAGGGGTACATCATGTCACTAGAGGTGGAACGCCCATCTCCAGCATCCCAATGGTGTGCGCAGTCAATGTTGAAATGGGACTATGATCGGATTGTCTCATTGTTGAGGGTGAATGACAAAGAGTATTATGCTACAACAGAAACGGCCGTGTATGCCATTCGTGATGTAGGCTATACACCGACGCCAACGCCTCCACCAACGCCCCCTCCCACGCCTTCGGTGCCGCCATCACCTTCTCCCAGCCCATCAGCATCGccgtcaccatcaccatcagtgcagccgccaccgccaccgccaccaccaccaccgccgccgccgccgccgccgatTACTCCCAATCCGGATCCCCCTTCACCTCCGAGACCCACAGCTGTTGCCGCCTTTCGCGCTTCTTCGTTCCCAATTGATGATGTAAAACTTATGCATGCTCTGTATTCGTGGATTATGAGGGATGTTGAGATCGCTTTCGGCACAGATgacttttttgctgttttcctccccccagGTTACAATGACGTGCCTGGTGGTACAAATGTTTCGACGTGGACAAACTTGACAGCTCTAGAGAACTTCGACAAGAACATCCTTATTACCAACTACCAAGGGCCTCCTGGTAGGAGCAAGCAAGAACTACAGAAGCGGTTGTTCTCGTCTCCATGGAACTGGACACGGAAGTTTCTTGATGAATTGGTACGACAAGAGGAGTGGGATCACCTATCACCATTCTGCATGGTGAAGTGTGTGGATGATTGTCAGTACATTTCCTTCAATGAATCTCTGTGTGTAGACGAGCTTCAGTTCCAGGTGCATGAGGACCTGCGTGCTGCAGGAATCGCCTCCTCAGTGCTCTTGGGCCTTCTTGCCATCATGCTGCTGTGGTTGCTCATAGCAAGTCCACCGAATGCAAGATCTACTTTTGTGCGACTGCCGGCGCTGGAGTAG
- a CDS encoding RNA-binding protein, putative has protein sequence MSRVRILNLPRNCTEDQLRSNLLKSLPPDGPHIEITDCVILKRAPRPGARGRGTPRKSPAPDASEKGVIRMAFIGFRNAASGHFIVRHLDGTYFGEAKLQVHVAKGLADVGVTTNMRKKLGKEEQEENNQSSTIKYEGIGEKRARDVELGTKDGKAPNADGAGESEEDAKKRKRREEFVTERIRATTGPTWATEVLVPELSADAEASPTGDCDGGNGDAEPQGKKEQEDPNIELEKALERQKKLGEISDMDFLSSLAKESANQACSSNDASGGGGSDKRKGEVLEKGDESEEDQLLCPENPSPRDDQEEVVRESRRIRLGNIPFIATEEDVKQFASSHVGPVEAVHIPLTRDTKQSKGAAFVKFARVEDAVNALSRCQGAIFMGRLLRVSAATEDPYAKRSEETAGGLAGNSEFKRQKAKDRRKEGEGTSGVAPVAWSSTYMNSHTAVETVAKRLGVTADAVVSVDARGAAVRAAIAEAYLTSEIKEVLGDEGIDFSLLESARENLLKARSNTTILVKNVTLGDPAYAAQLSKMFLKYGTLEATAFPSAGAFALFRYVHQQDARVAFQRLSYKLFKNAPLFLEWAPIGSLSTAEDGGDCNDRVPSHSGNGRVDDVDEDGNHVGVAAGTPHFTLFITNIPFNSTKEDFNTFLLDSCPRLARAPDKFVERLELEQGKGRAFLTLRDASTMSYVQQRLNGRTMAGRTLACVVSKQTTAAINGASPASRAAGNGDGDGEDGVAKVFNVISRRGAGQSNGNISSDSNVPPGCDGLKLVVKNVPFEATERDIRDLFTAVSEVRSVRLPRKSHQFSSHRENNHRGFAFVEFLTEEEARRAKQTLGSTHLYGRHLVIQYAKLDES, from the coding sequence ATGTCTCGCGTACGTATTTTGAACCTACCACGCAACTGTACGGAGGATCAGCTTCGAAGCAACCTGCTCAAGTCGCTTCCCCCCGATGGGCCTCATATCGAAATAACGGATTGTGTTATTCTCAAGCGTGCCCCACGACCGGGTGCACGGGGAAGGGGAACCCCGCGGAAATCACCTGCGCCAGATGCTTCAGAGAAGGGCGTCATCCGAATGGCTTTCATTGGATTTCGAAACGCTGCAAGCGGCCACTTCATCGTGCGGCACCTGGATGGAACGTACTTTGGTGAGGCCAAGTTGCAGGTGCATGTGGCGAAGGGCCTTGCTGATGTGGGTGTTACGACAAACATGCGGAAAAAGTtgggaaaggaagaacaaGAGGAGAATAATCAAAGTTCAACAATAAAATATGAGGGCATAGGCGAGAAACGTGCAAGGGATGTGGAATTGGGaacaaaagatggaaaggCTCCAAATGCGGATGGTGCTGGAGAGAGTGAGGAAGATGCcaagaagaggaagcggCGAGAAGAGTTCGTTACTGAAAGGATACGAGCAACAACAGGACCAACATGGGCCACTGAAGTACTAGTGCCGGAGCTTTCCGCAGACGCGGAAGCATCCCCAACCGGAGATTGCGACGGCGGGAATGGCGATGCCGAGCCacagggaaagaaggaacaGGAAGATCCCAACATTGAGTTGGAAAAAGCACTTGAACGACAGAAGAAACTTGGGGAAATAAGTGACATGGATTTCTTGTCTTCCTTAGCAAAGGAGTCGGCTAACCAAGCCTGCAGTAGCAATGACGCATCGGGGGGTGGCGGTAGtgacaaaagaaagggagaagtgcTAGAAAAAGGTGACGAGAGTGAGGAGGATCAACTTTTATGTCCTGAGAACCCCTCTCCCAGAGACGACCAGGAGGAGGTTGTGCGGGAAAGTCGCCGCATCCGCTTAGGTAACATACCGTTTATTGCGACCGAAGAAGATGTGAAGCAGTTCGCCTCTTCCCACGTCGGACCTGTGGAGGCTGTTCATATACCACTCACTCGTGACACCAAACAGAGCAAGGGTGCTGCCTTCGTAAAGTTTGCCCGGGTGGAAGATGCGGTTAATGCCCTTTCCCGTTGCCAAGGGGCCATCTTTATGGGTCGCCTCTTGCGAGTTTCAGCCGCCACTGAGGATCCATACGCCAAGAGGAGCGAGGAGACCGCAGGAGGGTTGGCTGGGAATAGCGAATTCAAACGGCAGAAAGCGAAGGACAGGCgcaaagagggagaggggacATCCGGTGTTGCACCAGTGGCATGGAGCTCAACGTATATGAACAGTCACACGGCAGTGGAAACTGTGGCAAAACGACTTGGAGTAACCGCGGACGCTGTTGTTTCGGTTGACGCCCGTGGTGCGGCAGTGCGGGCGGCAATAGCTGAGGCGTATCTTACATCAGAGATAAAGGAAGTGCTGGGCGACGAGGGAATTGACTTTAGTCTGCTGGAAAGTGCACGCGAAAACCTTTTGAAAGCGCGTAGTAATACTACCATTTTAGTGAAGAATGTTACGTTGGGCGATCCGGCATATGCGGCGCAGCTCAGTAAGATGTTCTTGAAATATGGGACGTTGGAAGCTACAGCATTTCCATCGGCAGGGGCCTTCGCACTGTTCCGCTACGTGCATCAACAGGATGCACGAGTTGCCTTCCAGCGCCTGTCGTATAAACTCTTCAAAAATGCACCGTTATTTTTAGAGTGGGCTCCTATCGGTTCTCTCTCTACCGCAGAAGACGGAGGTGATTGCAACGACCGGGTCCCTTCCCACAGCGGGAATGGCAGGGTCGATGACGTGGACGAGGATGGCAACCATGTTGGCGTGGCGGCGGGTACTCCACACTTTACGCTATTTATAACTAACATCCCTTTTAATTCCACGAAGGAAGACTTCAACACTTTCCTGTTGGACTCTTGCCCGCGATTGGCGAGGGCACCTGATAAGTTTGTGGAGCGATTGGAATTGgaacaaggaaaaggacGAGCATTTCTTACCCTCCGCGATGCAAGCACTATGTCCTACGTCCAGCAGCGGCTGAACGGAAGAACTATGGCGGGAAGAACACTGGCTTGTGTTGTGAGCAAGCAAACAACCGCTGCGATTAACGGCGCTTCCCCGGCGTCACGAGCTGCCGGTAATGGAGACGGGGATGGTGAAGACGGTGTGGCGAAGGTTTTCAACGTCATTTCGAGAAGGGGCGCCGGTCAAAGCAACGGAAACATTAGTAGTGATTCTAATGTGCCCCCGGGATGCGATGGTCTAAAGCTCGTCGTAAAGAACGTTCCTTTTGAAGCTACTGAACGTGACATTCGCGACTTATTCACCGCCGTTAGTGAGGTACGTAGTGTACGGCTCCCCCGCAAAAGCCACCAGTTTTCCTCGCATCGTGAGAACAATCATCGTGGCTTTGCTTTTGTGGAATTTCtcacggaggaggaggctcGCCGTGCAAAGCAAACACTCGGATCTACGCATTTGTATGGGAGACATCTTGTAATACAGTATGCCAAGCTGGACGAATCGTAA